From Paenibacillus sp. PK3_47, the proteins below share one genomic window:
- a CDS encoding cysteine desulfurase family protein, which yields MKPIYLDHAASTPVHPEVAKVVYHMLLEEYGNASSVHTFGRSAKKIVNGARDTIAGFLGCAPDEWVFTSGGTESDNLALFGAAEASVHQGKHIITTAIEHHAVLHTCKELEKQGFTVTYLPVDSTGRVSVHDVEAALQQDTVLISVMYANNEVGTVQPIEEIGNLARERGILFHVDAVQVLGMLPMNLRELPVDYMSFTAHKINGPQGIGGLYVRRGAPLSSRQHGGLQERGRRAGTESLAGAAGFAKAVQLAVEGLAGRQEKAMMLRRTLLEQLDRRIGSGRYVINGSREYFVPGILNVSFPGTQTDVMLMNLDMERIAAASGSACTSGSLEISHVLKAMKLPEEVLNSAIRFSTGLGNTNEEMEHVAQKVETILKRLRK from the coding sequence AAGCCCATCTATTTGGATCACGCCGCCTCAACCCCGGTTCATCCGGAGGTGGCCAAGGTCGTATATCATATGCTGTTAGAAGAGTACGGCAATGCGTCCAGTGTACATACGTTCGGACGTTCCGCCAAAAAAATTGTGAATGGCGCGCGCGATACTATCGCGGGCTTTTTGGGCTGTGCGCCTGATGAGTGGGTGTTCACGAGCGGAGGCACAGAGAGTGATAATCTGGCGCTGTTTGGTGCAGCGGAAGCTTCTGTGCATCAAGGCAAACATATCATCACCACGGCAATTGAACATCATGCGGTGCTGCACACCTGCAAAGAGCTGGAGAAGCAGGGGTTTACGGTGACTTATCTGCCGGTAGATTCCACAGGACGGGTGTCTGTTCATGATGTTGAAGCCGCCCTGCAGCAGGATACAGTATTAATAAGTGTGATGTATGCGAATAATGAAGTAGGTACGGTACAGCCTATAGAAGAGATCGGGAACCTGGCGCGGGAACGGGGGATTCTGTTCCATGTCGATGCCGTACAGGTGCTGGGAATGCTGCCAATGAACCTGCGGGAGCTGCCGGTGGATTACATGAGCTTTACCGCCCACAAAATTAACGGTCCGCAGGGAATTGGCGGCCTGTATGTACGGCGCGGTGCACCGCTCTCATCCAGACAGCACGGCGGGCTGCAGGAGCGGGGCAGAAGAGCGGGAACGGAGAGCTTGGCGGGAGCAGCCGGTTTTGCCAAAGCGGTACAGCTTGCTGTAGAGGGGCTTGCCGGGCGGCAGGAGAAGGCCATGATGCTGCGCCGTACGCTGCTTGAACAGCTGGACCGCCGGATCGGGAGCGGGCGTTATGTCATCAACGGCAGCAGAGAGTATTTTGTGCCCGGAATCCTTAACGTCAGCTTTCCCGGAACACAGACGGATGTGATGCTGATGAACCTGGATATGGAGAGAATTGCCGCTGCCAGCGGTTCAGCCTGCACCTCGGGATCGCTTGAAATCTCCCATGTTTTGAAAGCCATGAAGCTGCCCGAAGAAGTTTTGAATTCGGCGATTCGTTTTAGCACAGGTTTGGGTAATACTAATGAAGAAATGGAGCATGTTGCCCAAAAAGTTGAAACCATTTTGAAACGGCTGCGTAAGTAA
- a CDS encoding PRC-barrel domain-containing protein: MKLQDMIGLTLYEVEEGKEVGKIVDVLLDSNWKITGIELESKSFFSSHVKVVAWEDIVAYGEDAVMIRSKESIIKADTDHIPYTFLLGKNKLKDLQVLTASGTILGVISDVYFDQKLGNTIVALEISDGLVTDLMEGRKWLPCSEGMTIGEDAVLVPAMSEERLQKAINIVNG; the protein is encoded by the coding sequence ATGAAACTTCAAGATATGATTGGCCTCACTTTATATGAGGTTGAAGAAGGTAAAGAGGTCGGCAAAATTGTCGATGTTCTGCTGGATTCAAATTGGAAGATTACGGGTATTGAACTGGAAAGCAAATCTTTTTTCTCCAGTCATGTGAAAGTTGTGGCATGGGAAGACATTGTCGCTTATGGCGAAGATGCTGTCATGATTCGCAGTAAAGAGTCGATTATTAAGGCTGACACTGACCATATACCATATACTTTTCTTTTGGGAAAGAACAAACTGAAGGATTTGCAGGTACTGACTGCATCCGGAACAATACTCGGAGTCATATCCGATGTTTATTTTGACCAGAAGTTGGGAAATACAATAGTAGCGCTGGAAATCAGTGACGGGCTTGTAACTGATTTGATGGAGGGCCGCAAATGGCTGCCTTGTTCTGAAGGGATGACAATCGGGGAGGACGCCGTATTGGTTCCTGCGATGAGCGAAGAACGGCTGCAAAAAGCCATTAATATTGTTAACGGATAG
- a CDS encoding AI-2E family transporter produces the protein MEQWFHSKGFRWMIGVLLALIILYFVWLLRPMLQGVFTFLKAILAPFLAALIISYVLNPVVSMLAGRKMPRSVAVLLIYTVFLTLLAVIAINLIPMFLKQLEELNEHLPEMTLQAQGLMKNMNTKLMPPGVGMGMNKWFLQLENRLAEGISYFLDHIGTTIGMLFNAFIVPFLVFYILKDFAVFERTVVSCLPRSRRKSIVKLLKDIDEALGNYIRGQFLVCLIIGVLAYIGYALIGMPYALLFASVVAVFNIVPYMGPFLGAAPAVVMASTVSLRLVLMVAAVNTLCQMIESNIISPQVVGRKLHLHPLLIIFALLVGGEVAGMIGLILAVPVFAAGKVMIQHILTYYIRRKPV, from the coding sequence ATGGAGCAATGGTTCCACAGTAAAGGGTTCCGCTGGATGATCGGAGTGCTGCTTGCCCTGATCATTTTATATTTTGTCTGGCTGCTTCGTCCGATGCTGCAGGGAGTTTTTACATTTTTAAAAGCAATTCTTGCGCCGTTCCTGGCCGCTCTGATTATTTCCTATGTGCTGAATCCGGTGGTCAGTATGCTGGCCGGCAGGAAGATGCCGCGCAGTGTTGCCGTACTGCTTATTTATACTGTGTTTCTGACGCTGCTTGCGGTCATTGCCATCAATCTCATCCCGATGTTCCTTAAGCAGCTTGAGGAGCTGAACGAGCATTTGCCGGAAATGACATTGCAGGCGCAAGGGCTGATGAAGAATATGAACACAAAACTCATGCCGCCCGGTGTCGGGATGGGGATGAATAAATGGTTTTTACAGCTGGAAAACCGTCTGGCCGAAGGAATCTCCTATTTCCTGGACCATATCGGGACAACGATAGGCATGCTGTTCAATGCGTTTATCGTGCCTTTTCTCGTGTTCTATATCCTGAAGGATTTCGCAGTGTTCGAGCGGACCGTGGTTTCCTGCCTGCCCCGCTCACGCCGCAAATCCATAGTAAAACTGCTCAAGGATATTGATGAGGCGCTCGGCAATTATATCCGCGGCCAGTTTCTGGTCTGTCTGATCATCGGGGTGCTCGCTTATATCGGCTACGCGCTTATAGGGATGCCTTATGCGCTGCTGTTCGCTTCCGTGGTAGCGGTGTTTAACATCGTTCCGTATATGGGTCCGTTCCTCGGCGCGGCTCCGGCGGTGGTAATGGCCTCGACAGTTTCACTGCGGCTGGTGCTGATGGTAGCAGCGGTCAATACACTGTGCCAGATGATTGAGAGCAACATCATATCGCCGCAGGTGGTAGGCAGGAAGCTTCATCTGCATCCGCTGCTGATTATTTTTGCCTTGCTGGTCGGCGGTGAAGTGGCGGGGATGATCGGGCTGATTCTGGCTGTGCCGGTCTTTGCGGCCGGAAAAGTAATGATTCAGCACATTCTGACCTATTATATCCGGCGCAAGCCTGTATAG